The proteins below come from a single Treponema phagedenis genomic window:
- a CDS encoding MOP flippase family protein, which produces MSNLNKQATSGVKWMTVSTFFLVITQIISTAVLVRLLKKSDFGLMAIVMVVKGFADLFMDFGITTAILHKQNITQNQYSSLYWFNMLIGFVIYGLIYLSTPTISRFYGQEELIKLIPLMCLAIPFSSIGRQQKIFLQKELYFKQIAVTDIVSAFLGLCSAICLAYAHWGVYALVISNLVRYTVGNIIYFFLGIWRMPIVLHLSFAETLPFLKIGGYHTVSQIVNYFTTSFDVLIIGKLLGTDSVGIYNLAKDLVLKPASLIDPITSKVATPIFSKLQNDKEKLKKSFFLVQKLVSNLNGLVYLGLFALANPFVSLYYGNSYHECVHLVQILALYYFLRQYGASMGMVCIAKGRTDIDMWWNLIVVCITPFFVLLGSLYSVQIVTLALLLGQLLLSYPGWYMYTKKLLGIPFLKYYESFFRSVLIFILPIVVSLVLIYFLSIPVLFTFLISGFLFTATAFFILWIFERTFIRNLLLTMKGEE; this is translated from the coding sequence TTGTCTAATTTAAATAAACAGGCTACAAGCGGTGTAAAATGGATGACCGTATCGACCTTCTTTTTGGTTATTACCCAAATTATCTCTACTGCGGTATTGGTACGATTGCTTAAAAAAAGTGATTTTGGACTTATGGCAATTGTCATGGTGGTAAAAGGATTTGCCGATTTATTTATGGACTTCGGTATAACAACCGCTATTTTACACAAGCAAAATATTACCCAAAATCAGTACAGCAGTCTTTATTGGTTTAATATGCTGATAGGTTTTGTAATTTATGGATTAATCTATCTTTCTACTCCAACTATTTCCAGATTTTATGGTCAGGAAGAACTTATTAAGTTAATTCCGTTGATGTGTCTTGCTATCCCATTTTCTTCAATCGGGCGCCAGCAAAAAATATTTTTACAAAAAGAACTTTATTTTAAACAAATAGCAGTGACAGATATCGTATCTGCTTTTTTAGGATTATGCTCGGCGATCTGTCTTGCATATGCTCATTGGGGCGTCTATGCTTTGGTAATCTCAAATTTAGTAAGGTATACAGTAGGAAATATAATCTATTTCTTTTTAGGTATATGGCGGATGCCAATAGTATTGCATCTTTCTTTCGCAGAAACACTGCCTTTTTTAAAAATAGGCGGATATCATACTGTTTCACAAATAGTCAATTATTTCACTACTAGTTTTGACGTGCTTATAATAGGAAAACTGCTTGGTACCGATTCAGTCGGAATATATAATTTAGCAAAAGATCTTGTTCTAAAGCCCGCATCCCTTATTGATCCAATTACTTCAAAAGTTGCTACCCCTATTTTTTCAAAACTTCAAAATGACAAAGAAAAACTTAAAAAAAGCTTTTTTTTGGTACAGAAACTTGTATCAAATTTGAATGGGTTAGTTTATTTGGGACTATTTGCGCTTGCAAACCCTTTTGTATCTCTTTATTATGGAAACAGTTATCATGAATGCGTACATCTTGTACAGATCCTTGCGCTGTATTATTTTTTGCGTCAATACGGTGCCAGCATGGGTATGGTTTGTATTGCAAAAGGAAGAACTGATATTGACATGTGGTGGAATTTAATTGTTGTTTGTATTACGCCTTTTTTTGTCCTTTTGGGCTCACTGTATTCCGTACAAATAGTAACACTGGCTTTATTACTTGGGCAACTACTATTAAGCTATCCGGGATGGTATATGTATACAAAGAAATTATTAGGAATTCCATTTTTGAAGTATTATGAGTCGTTTTTTCGCTCTGTCCTTATTTTTATATTGCCTATTGTTGTATCATTAGTGTTAATCTATTTTTTATCTATTCCTGTATTATTTACTTTTTTAATTTCAGGGTTCTTGTTTACTGCTACTGCTTTCTTTATTTTATGGATATTTGAAAGGACATTCA